From the genome of Duffyella gerundensis, one region includes:
- a CDS encoding MFS transporter, with protein MKKHTIAPKRWWYIMPIVFITYSLAYLDRANFSFASAAGINDDLGITKGMSSLLGALFFLGYFFCQIPGAIYAERRSVKKLVFWCLVLWGVCASLTGVVSNIPMLAAIRFVLGVVEAAVMPAMLIYISNWFTKSERSRANTFLILGNPVTVLWMSVVSGYLINAFGWREMFIFEGIPAVIWAVAWWFLVQDKPAQAKWLSSEEKSALQAQLEKEQEGIKAVRNYGEAFKSRNVILLCLQYFAWSIGVYGFVLWLPSILRSGSQMGMVEAGWLSAVPYLAATVAMLVVSWASDKTQNRKLFVWPLLLIGALAFLGSYLVGSDNFWFSYTLLVIAGAAMYAPYGPFFAIIPEMLPRNVAGGAMALINSMGALGSFLGSWVVGYLNGATGSPAASYIFMGAALLVSVVLTLIVKPAEQKQPAVNHGAKHA; from the coding sequence ATGAAAAAGCACACAATTGCGCCTAAACGCTGGTGGTATATTATGCCCATCGTGTTTATCACTTACAGCCTGGCGTATCTCGATCGCGCGAACTTTAGCTTCGCCTCTGCGGCTGGTATCAATGACGACCTTGGCATCACCAAAGGCATGTCCTCTTTGCTGGGCGCGCTCTTTTTTCTTGGCTACTTCTTCTGCCAGATCCCGGGCGCGATTTATGCCGAACGTCGCAGCGTTAAAAAGCTGGTGTTCTGGTGCCTGGTGCTGTGGGGCGTTTGCGCCTCATTAACCGGCGTGGTGAGCAATATTCCGATGCTGGCCGCCATTCGCTTTGTACTTGGCGTCGTGGAAGCGGCGGTGATGCCAGCGATGCTGATCTACATCAGCAACTGGTTTACCAAATCAGAGCGCTCACGGGCCAACACCTTCCTGATCCTCGGTAATCCGGTCACCGTGTTGTGGATGTCGGTGGTGTCCGGCTATCTGATCAACGCCTTTGGCTGGCGCGAAATGTTTATTTTTGAGGGCATTCCCGCGGTAATCTGGGCGGTTGCCTGGTGGTTCCTGGTGCAGGACAAACCGGCACAGGCTAAATGGCTGAGCAGCGAAGAGAAATCTGCGCTGCAGGCGCAGCTGGAGAAAGAGCAGGAAGGCATTAAAGCGGTGCGCAACTACGGCGAAGCCTTTAAGTCACGTAACGTTATTCTGCTTTGTCTGCAATACTTTGCGTGGAGCATCGGCGTTTACGGTTTCGTATTGTGGCTGCCGTCGATTTTACGCAGCGGCTCACAAATGGGCATGGTCGAAGCGGGCTGGCTGTCAGCGGTTCCTTATCTGGCAGCGACCGTGGCGATGCTGGTGGTGTCATGGGCATCGGATAAAACGCAAAACCGTAAGCTGTTTGTCTGGCCTCTGCTGCTGATTGGCGCACTGGCGTTCCTCGGCTCTTATCTGGTTGGCTCAGACAATTTCTGGTTCTCTTATACGCTGTTGGTGATCGCCGGTGCGGCGATGTATGCGCCTTACGGTCCGTTCTTCGCCATTATTCCGGAGATGCTGCCACGCAACGTCGCCGGTGGCGCGATGGCGTTAATCAACAGCATGGGCGCGCTCGGCTCTTTCCTCGGGTCATGGGTGGTCGGTTACCTTAACGGTGCCACCGGCAGCCCGGCGGCGTCTTATATCTTCATGGGTGCAGCGCTGTTGGTCTCGGTGGTCCTTACGCTGATCGTAAAGCCGGCAGAGCAGAAACAGCCCGCGGTTAACCACGGCGCGAAACACGCCTGA